In a single window of the Candidatus Rokuibacteriota bacterium genome:
- a CDS encoding long-chain fatty acid--CoA ligase, which produces MTDAGPARPWHRFWPGHLPLALDYPRAPAWWLLERNLPRFAARVAIRELCPETLEEGRRLSYAELWRAARGVATGLTGLGVAAGTRVGLCLPNSAELVIGYYATWCAGGVVVPANPSARESEIAAQLGDAGVALVVGAAGSLAEKAAAQLGVPFVELAGFRSMETLPPAEPRPLASASDVAVLLYTGGTTGVPKGAMLTHGNLVANTVQFAEWYAFAPGDEVALSVIPMYHSGGMSGAMNVPLYSGATLLAMRRFAAGAVARAVERYRATRLFGVPTMFIALLNDEAGRRADYSTLRACRTNAAPLPPSVKAAFDALVGREVLVEGYGLTETSPLTHANPIGRARAGSIGIPLPDTDARIVDLETGAEVPAGASGELLIRGPQVMRGYWKRPEETAQALREGWFATGDVAVMDAEGYFAIVDRKKDLINTAGFKVWPREVEETIYAHEAVRLAVVVGVPDDYRGEAVKAFVVLKEEWRGRCGERDLVEFCKTRLTPYKVPRAVEFRAELPMSGAGKLLRRTLRHEGQPSGAAGP; this is translated from the coding sequence GTGACCGACGCCGGCCCCGCGCGCCCCTGGCACCGCTTCTGGCCCGGCCATCTCCCGCTGGCGCTCGACTACCCGCGCGCGCCCGCGTGGTGGCTGCTCGAGCGCAACCTCCCGCGCTTCGCCGCGCGCGTCGCGATCCGGGAGCTCTGCCCGGAGACGCTGGAGGAAGGGCGGCGCCTCAGCTACGCCGAGCTCTGGCGCGCCGCGCGCGGCGTGGCCACCGGGCTCACCGGGCTCGGGGTGGCGGCGGGCACGCGCGTGGGGCTCTGCCTGCCGAACAGCGCCGAGCTCGTCATCGGCTACTACGCCACCTGGTGCGCGGGCGGCGTGGTCGTCCCCGCCAACCCGTCGGCCCGCGAGAGCGAGATCGCCGCGCAGCTCGGCGATGCCGGCGTGGCGCTGGTGGTGGGCGCCGCCGGCAGCCTGGCCGAGAAGGCGGCGGCGCAGCTCGGGGTGCCCTTCGTCGAGCTGGCGGGCTTCCGGAGCATGGAGACGCTGCCCCCGGCCGAGCCCCGGCCCCTGGCGTCCGCGTCCGACGTGGCGGTGCTCCTCTACACGGGAGGGACCACGGGCGTGCCCAAGGGCGCCATGCTCACCCACGGGAACCTGGTCGCCAACACGGTGCAGTTCGCGGAGTGGTACGCCTTCGCCCCCGGCGACGAGGTGGCGCTGTCGGTGATCCCCATGTACCACTCGGGCGGAATGTCGGGCGCCATGAACGTGCCGCTCTACTCGGGCGCGACGCTGCTCGCGATGCGCCGCTTCGCGGCCGGGGCGGTGGCCCGCGCCGTCGAGCGGTACCGGGCCACGCGGCTCTTCGGTGTGCCCACCATGTTCATCGCGCTCCTCAACGACGAGGCCGGGCGGCGGGCCGACTACTCCACGCTGCGCGCCTGCCGTACCAATGCGGCGCCCCTGCCCCCCAGCGTGAAGGCCGCCTTCGACGCGCTGGTGGGCCGTGAGGTGCTGGTGGAGGGGTACGGCCTCACGGAGACGAGCCCGCTCACCCACGCCAACCCCATCGGCCGGGCCAGGGCGGGCTCCATCGGCATCCCGCTGCCGGACACCGATGCCCGCATCGTGGACCTCGAGACCGGCGCGGAGGTGCCGGCCGGCGCCAGCGGGGAGCTCCTGATCCGCGGCCCGCAGGTGATGCGCGGCTACTGGAAGCGCCCGGAGGAGACGGCGCAGGCGCTGCGGGAGGGCTGGTTCGCCACGGGGGACGTGGCGGTGATGGACGCCGAGGGCTACTTCGCCATCGTGGACCGGAAGAAGGACCTGATCAACACGGCTGGCTTCAAGGTGTGGCCGCGGGAGGTGGAGGAGACGATCTACGCCCACGAGGCGGTGCGGCTGGCCGTCGTCGTCGGCGTCCCTGACGACTACCGCGGCGAGGCGGTGAAGGCCTTCGTCGTGCTCAAGGAGGAGTGGCGCGGGCGCTGCGGCGAGCGGGACCTGGTGGAGTTCTGCAAGACGCGCCTCACCCCGTACAAGGTCCCGCGTGCCGTCGAGTTCCGCGCCGAGCTGCCGATGAGCGGGGCGGGCAAGCTGCTCCGCCGGACCCTGCGTCACGAGGGCCAGCCGTCCGGGGCAGCAGGCCCGTGA
- a CDS encoding 2-oxoglutarate ferredoxin oxidoreductase subunit alpha, translating into MSTATLTVRDGLVAPWGEWERRHTRGRRLLEAGTYALTEGAIAAGCRCFAGYPITPATDIAEYMSKRLPQVGGYYMQCEDELAGMHTCAGASLGGLKAMTATSGPGYTLMHDAYGWALTNEIPLVVVDAMRVGPISGITGAPGQGEFYVSRYCTHGGNFETIVLSPSSVQEAFWLTIDAFNLAERFRTPVTILTDQVVSDMWEDLFIPADYAGLDFVVPRQHNLQMPFFPVGSAAIDVAPNIVGRGTGVCVSAYTHTPEGYDIEEMEAQWAQSYRLVNKIRFHRAECTRYEAVGVEDAEVIAVAYGATARTVKTAVLEARRRGVRAGFVRPITLWPFLDELFERDCHYVVCELNYDGQLVREVMRAAPDKKKVHFMGKSAELHTVAEVTAALEAVPHSGKVPALPYIWTEVR; encoded by the coding sequence ATGTCCACCGCCACGCTCACCGTCAGAGACGGCCTCGTCGCCCCCTGGGGCGAGTGGGAGCGGCGCCACACGAGGGGCCGCCGCCTGCTCGAGGCCGGCACCTACGCGCTGACCGAGGGGGCCATCGCCGCGGGCTGCCGCTGCTTCGCCGGCTACCCCATCACCCCCGCCACGGACATCGCCGAGTACATGTCGAAGCGGCTGCCCCAGGTGGGCGGCTACTACATGCAGTGCGAGGACGAGCTGGCCGGCATGCACACCTGCGCCGGCGCCAGCCTCGGCGGCCTCAAGGCCATGACGGCCACCTCGGGCCCCGGGTACACGCTCATGCACGACGCCTACGGCTGGGCGCTCACCAACGAGATCCCGCTGGTGGTCGTCGACGCCATGCGCGTCGGGCCCATCAGCGGCATCACGGGGGCCCCGGGCCAGGGCGAGTTCTACGTCTCCCGCTACTGCACCCACGGCGGCAACTTCGAGACCATCGTCCTCTCCCCCTCGTCGGTGCAGGAGGCCTTCTGGCTCACCATCGACGCCTTCAACCTGGCCGAGCGCTTCCGGACGCCGGTGACGATCCTCACCGACCAGGTCGTCTCGGACATGTGGGAGGACCTCTTCATCCCCGCCGACTACGCGGGCCTCGACTTCGTCGTCCCCCGCCAGCACAACCTCCAGATGCCCTTCTTCCCGGTGGGGAGCGCCGCCATCGACGTGGCGCCCAATATCGTCGGGCGCGGCACCGGGGTGTGCGTCTCGGCCTACACCCACACGCCGGAGGGCTACGACATCGAGGAGATGGAGGCGCAGTGGGCGCAGAGCTACCGCCTCGTGAACAAGATCCGCTTCCACCGCGCCGAGTGCACGCGCTACGAGGCGGTGGGGGTCGAGGACGCCGAGGTGATCGCGGTGGCCTACGGCGCGACGGCCCGGACGGTGAAGACCGCGGTCCTCGAGGCGCGCCGGCGCGGCGTGCGGGCCGGCTTCGTCCGCCCCATCACCCTCTGGCCCTTCCTCGACGAGCTCTTCGAGCGCGACTGCCATTACGTGGTCTGCGAGCTCAACTACGACGGCCAGCTGGTCCGCGAGGTGATGCGCGCGGCGCCCGACAAGAAGAAGGTCCACTTCATGGGCAAGAGCGCCGAGCTGCACACGGTGGCCGAGGTCACGGCGGCGCTGGAGGCCGTCCCGCACTCGGGCAAGGTCCCCGCGCTGCCCTACATCTGGACCGAGGTGCGCTGA
- a CDS encoding carboxymuconolactone decarboxylase family protein, with protein MNRQEIEEIVIRLRAEPGETAAALRALFEERYGRTPFILEYLSRRPDVALPHVLKSDAVLSGNGAVDARTTELIASAVAAALRCDFCMLVHMDRALELGVSTDEIFQALLVAGAICESSSHAHSFRILERLEAKRRQREAPPEA; from the coding sequence GTGAATCGCCAGGAGATCGAGGAGATCGTGATCCGCCTGCGCGCCGAGCCCGGCGAGACCGCCGCGGCGCTCAGGGCGCTCTTCGAGGAGCGCTACGGGCGGACACCCTTCATCCTCGAGTACCTCTCCCGCCGCCCCGACGTCGCCCTGCCCCACGTCCTCAAGTCCGATGCCGTCCTGTCGGGGAATGGGGCCGTGGATGCCAGGACCACCGAGCTCATCGCCTCGGCCGTGGCCGCCGCGCTCCGCTGCGACTTCTGCATGCTCGTCCACATGGATCGGGCGCTCGAGCTGGGCGTCAGCACCGACGAGATCTTCCAGGCGCTGCTGGTGGCGGGCGCCATCTGCGAGTCCTCGTCCCACGCCCACTCCTTCCGCATCCTGGAGCGGCTCGAGGCGAAGCGCAGGCAGCGAGAGGCCCCGCCGGAGGCCTGA
- a CDS encoding GntR family transcriptional regulator: MPHPVARLRRRRLVDDATQTLRGAILSGRLQGGARLRQTALADQLGISRTPIREALGQLRDEGLVELLPVGGLRVKVMNLDEAVEHYDLREVLDGLAARLAAGRAGPTSLARLERALQRMAECVQRQDPNRWFKAHVDFHEEILRAAGNRPLGRLASVVRLSIRHFHPLLLRTERRLERAHEEHRQIHAAIAAHDGEAAERLARTHIANAKEIVLKVMAQGGRDAAVQD, translated from the coding sequence ATGCCCCATCCCGTGGCGCGGCTCAGGCGGCGCAGGCTCGTGGACGATGCCACCCAGACCCTGCGCGGCGCCATCCTGAGCGGCCGCCTCCAGGGCGGCGCGCGGCTACGTCAGACCGCCCTCGCCGACCAGCTCGGCATCAGCCGCACCCCCATCCGCGAGGCCCTGGGGCAGCTCCGTGACGAGGGGCTCGTGGAGCTCCTCCCCGTTGGCGGCCTCCGGGTCAAGGTCATGAACCTCGACGAGGCCGTGGAGCACTACGATCTCCGCGAGGTGCTCGACGGCCTGGCCGCCCGGCTGGCGGCGGGGCGCGCCGGCCCGACGAGCCTCGCCCGGCTCGAGCGGGCGCTCCAGCGCATGGCCGAGTGCGTGCAGCGGCAGGATCCGAACCGGTGGTTCAAGGCCCACGTGGACTTCCACGAGGAGATCCTGCGCGCGGCGGGCAACCGGCCCCTGGGGCGCCTCGCGAGCGTGGTGCGGCTGTCCATCCGCCACTTCCACCCGCTGCTGCTGCGCACCGAGCGCCGGCTCGAGCGCGCCCACGAGGAGCACCGCCAGATCCACGCGGCCATCGCCGCGCACGACGGCGAGGCGGCCGAGCGCCTGGCGCGCACCCACATCGCCAACGCCAAGGAGATCGTGCTGAAGGTCATGGCCCAGGGAGGACGGGATGCCGCTGTTCAAGACTGA
- a CDS encoding IclR family transcriptional regulator, which translates to MKRSTERNGRAPSPVLKAVTLLAHVARAAAPVSLAALSAAVKLPKPTAHRLAGLLQEAGLVRKDPLTRCYVVGPALVDIGFDAIRGGPAHRNRQLLLERLSEKLGETVNVGVLSGGEVLYLDRVEASWPLRTDFKPGSRVPLHCTANGKLFLAFAAPAARGRLLRGLRLAPLTSRTITSRSALVAQLAEVRLRGWSEDDEEFLAGVCCLAVPIRDRRGRLIAGLAVSAPSARFTLARAREHLPDLTAAAEALGAELEAERGGGRP; encoded by the coding sequence ATGAAACGTTCCACTGAGCGGAATGGGCGCGCCCCCTCACCGGTCCTCAAGGCGGTCACCCTGCTCGCGCACGTGGCACGCGCCGCGGCGCCGGTGAGCCTCGCCGCGCTCAGCGCCGCCGTCAAGCTGCCAAAGCCCACGGCGCACCGCCTCGCGGGCCTGCTCCAGGAGGCCGGGCTCGTCCGGAAGGACCCATTGACCCGCTGCTACGTGGTGGGCCCAGCCCTCGTCGATATCGGCTTCGACGCGATCCGCGGCGGGCCCGCGCACCGCAACCGCCAGCTGCTGCTCGAGCGCCTCTCGGAGAAGCTCGGCGAGACCGTGAATGTCGGCGTGCTCTCGGGCGGCGAGGTGCTCTATCTCGACCGCGTCGAGGCGTCGTGGCCGCTCCGGACGGATTTCAAGCCGGGCAGCCGGGTCCCGCTGCACTGCACGGCCAACGGCAAGCTCTTCCTGGCCTTCGCGGCGCCGGCCGCGCGCGGGCGGCTCCTGCGCGGGCTTCGCCTCGCGCCGCTGACGTCGCGGACGATCACGAGCCGGAGCGCGCTCGTGGCGCAGCTCGCCGAGGTCCGCCTCCGCGGCTGGTCCGAGGACGACGAGGAGTTCCTCGCTGGCGTGTGCTGCCTCGCGGTGCCCATCCGCGACCGTCGCGGTCGCCTCATCGCCGGCCTCGCCGTCTCCGCGCCGTCCGCGCGCTTCACGCTCGCGCGCGCCCGCGAGCACCTGCCCGACCTCACGGCCGCGGCCGAGGCGCTCGGCGCGGAGCTGGAGGCCGAGCGCGGCGGGGGCCGGCCGTGA
- a CDS encoding anaerobic glycerol-3-phosphate dehydrogenase subunit C, whose product MGASISITAPSPAAKARHFWGRVAAGRDNGPPPHPDLKGLAALRRRVVEDLGALAERFESALARAAGVSVTRAATPAEAAEVVATLAGPGGRVALNRSGALATEVRPALESRGLLVVDSYGEAARRANPAGLPGSFPGQAADIAGSFEAEPWREAAAAPRRDEVAVLGVSVAVAEDGALHFLQHFSNISRLLDEARAVVLVVPLEKIVPTAADAALQLRAMAVHGLLPAMAELSARGAAAGPPCEEPPRAPGTERPTLHVLLLDNGRLALARGEHRALLECIGCRACVAVCPTQRFFGGPARQNPREYALGRCQGRVDDVDLCVLCTMCQHACPLDIAIPRSLAVLKGEDGRRRGPSLERLVLGNPAVLGRCAAPLAPLANLTLTLGPARALMERCAGIAAERPLPPFARESLAAWFDARRPAPAPTARAVAYFPGCYANWHAPGIGEALVRVLERNGIRVTLPTSGCCGIPNLANGRREAALREARAVLRTLEPIATRGGEIVTACTTCHFVLSRVYRDLVGVEAEAVASRVRDASDFLLGLHAAGRLDTAALGPLRLKVGHHTPCHARADGLSGRSPALMRLIPGVEVEEVERGCCGMAGTFGMKREHYARSMEIGAAVFRGLSETGAPVATTDCPTCTMQIAHGTTREVVHPVVLLDRAYAAGHGDE is encoded by the coding sequence ATGGGGGCGTCCATCTCCATCACCGCCCCCTCCCCCGCGGCCAAGGCGCGACACTTCTGGGGGCGGGTTGCCGCGGGCAGGGACAATGGCCCGCCGCCCCATCCGGACCTCAAGGGCCTCGCCGCGCTCAGGCGGCGTGTGGTGGAGGACCTCGGCGCGCTCGCCGAGCGCTTCGAGAGCGCGCTGGCCCGGGCTGCGGGCGTCTCCGTGACGCGGGCCGCGACGCCCGCGGAGGCCGCCGAGGTGGTGGCGACGCTGGCCGGCCCCGGCGGACGCGTCGCCCTGAACAGGTCCGGGGCCCTCGCCACCGAGGTCCGCCCGGCCCTGGAGTCCCGGGGACTCCTCGTGGTGGACAGCTACGGCGAGGCGGCCCGCAGGGCCAACCCTGCCGGCCTCCCGGGATCCTTCCCGGGGCAGGCCGCGGACATCGCCGGCTCCTTCGAGGCCGAGCCCTGGCGCGAGGCGGCGGCCGCGCCGAGGCGGGACGAGGTGGCTGTGCTGGGGGTGAGCGTCGCCGTCGCCGAGGACGGGGCGCTCCACTTCCTCCAGCACTTCAGCAACATCTCGCGGCTCCTCGACGAGGCCCGGGCGGTGGTGCTGGTGGTCCCGCTGGAGAAGATCGTCCCGACGGCGGCGGATGCCGCGCTCCAGCTCCGCGCCATGGCCGTTCACGGCCTCCTGCCCGCCATGGCCGAGCTGTCGGCCCGCGGGGCTGCGGCAGGCCCGCCGTGCGAGGAGCCGCCGCGTGCACCCGGGACGGAGCGCCCGACCCTCCACGTCCTCCTCCTCGACAATGGGCGGCTGGCGCTGGCCCGGGGGGAGCACCGCGCCCTCCTCGAGTGCATCGGCTGCCGGGCCTGCGTCGCGGTCTGTCCCACCCAGCGCTTCTTCGGCGGTCCCGCGCGCCAGAACCCGCGGGAGTACGCGCTGGGACGATGCCAGGGGCGCGTCGACGACGTGGACCTCTGCGTCCTCTGCACCATGTGCCAGCATGCCTGCCCCCTCGACATTGCGATCCCGCGCTCGCTGGCCGTCCTCAAGGGGGAGGATGGGCGCCGGCGCGGACCGAGCCTCGAGCGCCTCGTCCTGGGCAACCCGGCCGTGCTCGGGCGCTGCGCGGCGCCGCTGGCCCCTCTGGCGAACCTGACGCTCACCCTCGGGCCGGCCCGGGCGCTCATGGAGCGCTGCGCCGGCATCGCCGCCGAGCGCCCGCTGCCCCCCTTCGCCCGGGAGAGTCTCGCCGCCTGGTTCGACGCCAGGCGGCCCGCCCCGGCCCCGACCGCGCGGGCCGTGGCCTACTTCCCGGGCTGTTACGCGAACTGGCATGCCCCGGGGATCGGCGAGGCGCTGGTGCGCGTGCTCGAGCGGAACGGGATCCGGGTCACGCTTCCGACATCCGGGTGCTGCGGCATCCCCAATCTCGCCAATGGCCGGCGGGAGGCGGCCCTGCGGGAGGCGCGCGCCGTGCTCCGGACCCTCGAGCCCATCGCCACCCGGGGCGGCGAGATCGTGACCGCCTGCACCACGTGCCACTTCGTCCTCAGTCGTGTCTACCGTGACCTCGTCGGCGTCGAGGCGGAGGCCGTGGCAAGCCGGGTCCGCGATGCCAGCGACTTCCTCCTCGGTCTGCACGCCGCCGGCCGGCTCGACACGGCGGCCCTCGGTCCCCTCCGGCTCAAGGTCGGCCACCACACCCCGTGCCACGCGAGGGCGGACGGGCTATCGGGGAGGAGCCCGGCGCTGATGCGGCTCATCCCCGGCGTGGAGGTGGAAGAGGTGGAGCGCGGCTGCTGCGGCATGGCCGGCACATTCGGGATGAAGCGCGAGCACTACGCCCGGTCCATGGAGATCGGCGCTGCCGTCTTCCGGGGCCTCTCGGAGACCGGGGCGCCGGTGGCCACCACCGACTGCCCCACCTGCACCATGCAGATCGCCCACGGGACGACGCGCGAGGTCGTGCACCCGGTGGTCCTGCTCGACCGCGCCTACGCCGCAGGGCATGGCGATGAGTGA
- a CDS encoding ABC transporter permease, whose amino-acid sequence MSNPAMARPLRRFAAVGAALLAWQVVSAVVLPHLAPSAATLMPPPLGVVVAFVDLMRSGDLIFHILASLKRVIGAFAVAAIAGVGLGVAIGWWRRFGDLVDPLVEFIRPIPPLAWIPLAIIWFGIGDTQNMFIIFLGAFFPVVVNAIEGVRSVDRPLIWGALTLGGTWSQILREIILPGALPLILTGLRIGLGVGWMALVAAELVAASSGLGFLIEDSRNLLFTERVILGMVLIGLLGFAMDRLMRLVERRMTPWVVS is encoded by the coding sequence GTGAGCAACCCGGCAATGGCCCGGCCGCTCCGGCGCTTCGCGGCCGTCGGCGCCGCCCTGCTCGCCTGGCAGGTCGTGTCGGCGGTCGTGCTGCCGCACCTCGCCCCCTCGGCGGCCACGCTGATGCCGCCGCCGCTCGGCGTGGTGGTCGCCTTCGTGGACCTCATGCGAAGCGGCGATCTCATCTTCCATATCCTCGCCAGCCTCAAGCGGGTGATCGGCGCCTTCGCCGTGGCGGCGATTGCCGGCGTCGGGCTCGGCGTCGCCATCGGCTGGTGGCGGCGGTTCGGCGACCTCGTGGACCCGCTCGTCGAGTTCATCCGCCCCATTCCGCCGCTGGCGTGGATCCCGCTGGCCATCATCTGGTTCGGCATCGGCGACACCCAGAACATGTTCATCATCTTCCTCGGCGCCTTCTTCCCCGTCGTCGTGAACGCGATCGAGGGCGTGCGGAGCGTCGACCGGCCGTTGATCTGGGGCGCGCTCACCCTCGGGGGGACGTGGTCGCAGATCCTGCGCGAGATCATCCTGCCCGGCGCGTTGCCGCTGATCCTCACCGGGCTCCGCATCGGGCTCGGCGTGGGCTGGATGGCGCTCGTCGCCGCCGAGCTGGTGGCGGCCAGCTCAGGCCTCGGCTTCCTCATCGAGGACTCGCGGAACCTGCTCTTCACCGAGCGCGTCATTCTCGGCATGGTGCTGATCGGGCTCCTCGGATTCGCGATGGATCGCCTCATGCGTCTCGTGGAGCGGCGCATGACGCCGTGGGTGGTCTCGTGA
- a CDS encoding 4Fe-4S binding protein → MPLFKTEKKAPRGPAGRWDVLVSEEMCKACGFCLNVCPTDVFAWRTVTNRLGWFPAYTAREEHCVGCMLCYQICPAFCIAVAPRTGGTR, encoded by the coding sequence ATGCCGCTGTTCAAGACTGAGAAGAAGGCCCCGCGGGGGCCGGCCGGCCGGTGGGACGTGCTCGTCAGCGAGGAGATGTGCAAGGCCTGCGGCTTCTGCCTGAACGTCTGCCCCACCGATGTCTTCGCCTGGCGGACGGTCACCAACCGCCTCGGCTGGTTCCCCGCCTACACCGCGCGCGAGGAACACTGCGTCGGCTGCATGCTCTGCTACCAGATCTGCCCCGCCTTCTGCATCGCCGTCGCGCCGAGAACGGGAGGGACCCGCTGA
- a CDS encoding 2-oxoacid:acceptor oxidoreductase family protein translates to MRARTEILISGFGGQGVIRMGQILGLCAIRQGQRVTMLKSHGTETRGGYVRAQLVISPEYVDSPVVEAADVFVAFSAPAYKKFFDCCSGKILYDPEMVTEIRAEAGERHVAVPATALSKQRFSNVLFANMIMLGALTRLAAMDYEAMKQTMVEVIPRFHEQNLLAMELGHTLPAVTGSA, encoded by the coding sequence ATCAGGGCCCGCACCGAGATCCTCATCTCCGGCTTCGGGGGACAGGGCGTCATCCGCATGGGGCAGATCCTCGGGCTCTGCGCCATCCGGCAGGGGCAGCGCGTGACCATGCTCAAGAGCCACGGGACGGAGACCCGCGGCGGCTACGTGCGGGCCCAGCTGGTCATCTCTCCCGAGTACGTGGACAGCCCGGTGGTGGAGGCGGCCGACGTCTTCGTCGCCTTCTCGGCTCCGGCCTACAAGAAGTTCTTCGACTGCTGCAGCGGCAAGATCCTCTACGACCCCGAGATGGTGACGGAGATCCGGGCCGAGGCGGGCGAGCGGCACGTGGCCGTGCCGGCCACGGCGCTGTCCAAGCAGCGCTTCAGCAACGTGCTCTTCGCCAACATGATCATGCTCGGGGCGCTGACCCGGCTCGCCGCCATGGACTACGAGGCGATGAAGCAGACGATGGTGGAGGTGATCCCGCGCTTCCACGAGCAGAACCTCCTGGCCATGGAGCTGGGCCACACGCTTCCCGCGGTGACCGGCTCCGCCTGA
- a CDS encoding SDR family oxidoreductase: MTGLFTLDGQSCLVTGGGRGIGREAALAFAAAGATVAVGDIDADLATDTVRAIDAAGGRGRALVLDVGVPASVDAAVAEAARAGDGRLDVLLNNAGITVVKPTDAVTLEEWERVIRVDLTGVFLCAQAAARVMRRHGGGRIINMASIYGLVGPVLHAASPYAAAKGGVIGLTRALAVEWAAAGIRVNAVAPTHVRTEMTRARVDDAAYRAAMLARTPLGRVLEPRDVVGALLFLASPAADGVTGHVLAVDGGWLAA, translated from the coding sequence GTGACCGGCCTCTTCACGCTCGACGGTCAGAGCTGCCTCGTTACCGGCGGCGGCCGCGGGATCGGCCGCGAGGCGGCGCTGGCCTTCGCCGCGGCGGGCGCCACCGTTGCGGTGGGCGACATCGACGCCGATCTCGCCACGGACACGGTGCGCGCCATTGACGCGGCGGGAGGCCGGGGGAGGGCGCTCGTCCTCGACGTCGGCGTGCCCGCGAGCGTCGACGCCGCGGTGGCGGAGGCGGCGCGGGCAGGGGACGGGCGGCTCGATGTGCTCCTCAACAACGCGGGGATCACCGTCGTCAAGCCGACCGACGCGGTGACCCTCGAGGAGTGGGAGCGTGTGATCCGCGTGGACCTGACGGGCGTGTTCCTCTGCGCGCAGGCGGCCGCGCGAGTCATGCGCCGCCACGGTGGCGGCCGCATCATCAACATGGCCTCGATCTACGGCCTCGTGGGGCCCGTGCTGCACGCCGCCAGTCCGTACGCGGCGGCCAAGGGCGGCGTGATCGGGCTCACGCGGGCGCTGGCCGTCGAGTGGGCGGCCGCGGGGATCCGCGTCAACGCGGTGGCGCCCACCCACGTGCGGACCGAGATGACGCGCGCGCGCGTCGACGACGCGGCGTACCGGGCGGCGATGCTCGCGCGCACGCCGCTGGGGCGGGTGCTGGAGCCGCGCGACGTGGTCGGCGCCCTGCTCTTCCTCGCCTCGCCGGCGGCGGACGGGGTGACGGGTCACGTGCTCGCCGTCGACGGAGGCTGGCTGGCAGCGTAG
- a CDS encoding NrtA/SsuA/CpmA family ABC transporter substrate-binding protein, with protein sequence MITRLVLSMVLGVALLAAGVLPAAAQQFTPWGWPQPYEQVSRKSIDWLKQQGWWPIQYGYQAPWLGQATIPLVIKDSGLDKKRGLDIQLQSFLAGPPLNEAIVAGKIQIGVGGNFPLTTLIVRKAPVHSPGVVWTPVLEHSILVPLDSQLKKPADLKGKVVGLVAGSSAEFAFNAYLRGNGMDPKDVTVKSLPIPDQATMPKGIDAVVPWSPTPSLMAKYRKNAKIFDDTAPFQLYWGTLHMRDEIFQNAPDVVQAVVDMAVEAMLIARRDIKAAVEVTRKDPALAGYPPEHVYEETVATVSAFKPAWIYPFVDVYAPAGAQVAKFLFDSGRLKEQLTEQSYRSWFQGGSRWMDATFHKLGWKIPKEPPYFPAGMTTAGFVKALAAGQRLNLILPYKLERPKAFPDPDDLERRWQFDGKWYEPRK encoded by the coding sequence ATGATCACACGGCTCGTCCTCTCGATGGTGCTCGGCGTCGCGCTGCTCGCGGCAGGAGTCCTGCCCGCGGCCGCGCAGCAGTTCACGCCGTGGGGGTGGCCGCAGCCCTACGAGCAGGTCAGCCGGAAGTCGATCGACTGGCTCAAGCAGCAGGGCTGGTGGCCGATCCAGTACGGCTACCAGGCGCCCTGGCTGGGGCAGGCGACGATCCCCCTCGTCATCAAGGACAGCGGGCTCGACAAGAAGCGCGGGCTCGACATCCAGCTCCAGTCGTTCCTGGCGGGGCCCCCGCTCAACGAGGCCATCGTGGCGGGGAAGATCCAGATCGGCGTCGGCGGCAACTTCCCGCTGACGACGCTCATCGTGCGCAAGGCGCCCGTGCACAGCCCCGGCGTCGTGTGGACGCCCGTGCTCGAGCACTCGATCCTGGTCCCGCTCGATTCGCAGCTCAAGAAGCCGGCCGACCTGAAGGGCAAGGTCGTCGGGCTCGTGGCGGGCAGCTCGGCCGAGTTCGCCTTCAACGCGTATCTGCGCGGCAACGGCATGGACCCGAAGGACGTGACCGTCAAGTCGCTGCCCATCCCCGATCAGGCCACGATGCCCAAGGGCATCGACGCCGTCGTCCCCTGGTCGCCGACGCCGAGCCTGATGGCCAAGTACCGCAAGAACGCGAAGATCTTCGACGACACCGCGCCGTTCCAGCTCTACTGGGGCACGCTGCACATGCGCGACGAGATCTTCCAGAACGCGCCGGACGTCGTCCAGGCCGTCGTCGACATGGCCGTCGAGGCGATGCTCATCGCCCGCCGCGACATCAAGGCGGCCGTCGAGGTGACGCGCAAGGACCCGGCGCTCGCGGGCTACCCGCCCGAGCACGTGTACGAGGAGACGGTCGCCACGGTCAGCGCCTTCAAGCCCGCGTGGATCTACCCGTTCGTCGACGTCTACGCGCCGGCGGGCGCGCAGGTGGCCAAGTTCCTGTTCGACAGCGGGCGGCTGAAGGAGCAGCTCACGGAGCAGTCGTACCGGAGCTGGTTCCAGGGCGGCAGCAGGTGGATGGACGCGACGTTCCACAAGCTCGGATGGAAGATCCCCAAGGAGCCGCCGTACTTCCCGGCGGGCATGACGACGGCGGGCTTCGTCAAGGCGCTCGCCGCGGGCCAGCGGCTGAATCTCATCCTCCCCTACAAGCTCGAGCGTCCGAAGGCGTTTCCCGATCCCGACGATCTCGAGCGGCGCTGGCAGTTCGACGGCAAGTGGTACGAGCCGAGAAAGTAG